The genome window GATGAAGTCGAAAATGTAATGATTCCACCTTTGTCAATTCAAACGTTAGTAGAGAATGCGGTCAACCATGGCATATTAAAGCGAATCGACGGAGGAACAATCATTATACGAATTCGCAAAAATGACAGCTATACGGAAATTTCTGTTATCGATAATGGTGTAGGGATGGATGAGGAACAGGTTAAGCAAATTTTCACGATTCAATCTGACCAAAAAAGAGGGATAGGGCTTGTTAATACTGAGCAACGTTTGAAGCAGTCTTACGGCAAAGGTTTAGAGCTTAAAAGTGCAGTGAATGTGGGGACTACGGTTACTTTTACTGTACCAAATCATATTTGATGTAACTTCACCGAAAGCGCCTCAAAAGCAGTGCATTGCCTGCTTTTGAGGCGCTTTCCTTAAATGAAAAGAGAGCGCTATAGCCTCATGTTTTGCGATACCATATGATAACAGGTATAAGTAATAATGATAAAATGCCACCGATTAAGGATAGGGTAGTAAAGCTAGAGTTCGCAACAATGATTCCTGAAAGTGCCCCACCCGACGCCCCTGCTAGTGCAATGAAAACATCGATTGTACCTTGTACTTTAGCGCGGGAGGAGGGTTCTGTGGAATCAACAATCTGGGCTGTTCCACTAATTAATCCGAAATTCCAGCCTAAACCTAATAATGAAAGGGCGACTATTAAAATAAACATCGAATCACTTGGTGCATAAGCAGCTAATAGACCTGCAAGTAATAATGTAATACCAGATGCAATACTCATAGCTGTTCTACCAACTTTATCTACTAGAACGCCTGTTACAAGTGAAGGGAGATACATTGCACCAATATGAAAGCCGATAACGATTCCTACTGCACCTAAGCTATGACCATGATGCTGCATATGAACAGGTGTCATTGTCATAATAGCGACCATGACAATTTGAGTAAGAATCATAACAACTGCACCAATAATAATTCCTTTTTTATTGCTGGAAGTAATAGCAGGGGCTATTCCATCAGATTGCTGCTGTTGATGAGCTTCAATTGCTTTTGCTAAGAGTAGGGGGTCTGGGCGAAGCATAATAAAAAGTATGCAGCCCGCCATAATATACGCAACAGCGGATAATATAAATGGCCCAGCTAATGAGGGAATATTAAAGAGCTGTGCGAATTTTCCCATAACTTCAACTAGATTTGGTCCTGCAACAGCACCAAATGTCGTCATAACCATCGTAGTACTTATTGCTTTAGCACGTTGCTTTTTATCTGCTAAGTCAGTTCCTGCATAACGAGCCTGCAAATTTGTCGCGGTTCCCGCGCCATATATGAAAAGCGATAAGAATAATAAAAAAACACTATTAATTAAAGTAGCTATAATAACGCCAATTGCTCCAAGTCCTCCAGCAATAAAGCCTGAAGTAAGACCTACACGCCGCCCATATCGCTGAGAAAGCCTTCCAACTATAAAAGCTGCACCTGCAGAGCCTAATGTAAAAAGGGCAGAGGGTAATCCAGCAAATGCGTCAGTTCCCAGCATTTGTTGGGCTAGCAGGGCACCTACAGTGACACCAGCAGCAAGACCTGCTCCACCAAAAATTTGTGATAAACTCACAACCATTAAAACTTTTTTGTACATCCTTTTTAATTTTTCAGGAGACTCTACATATTCCTTAATTAAATGATTTGTAGTATCCATGTAGGTTAACACCATCTTTCCGGCTAGTTAATTGCATTCATCCAATCTTGTACACTTTCTTGTAAGCGCATAGCATGGATTCCATTTGAATTTAAAATTTCTACAGCTTTAGCTGACATTAAACAATAAGGACCTCTACAGTAAGCAACGATTTCACAGTTTACTGGTAGAGACGAAAGATGTTCTTCGAGTTCTTCAATTGGGATTGAGATTGCGCCAGGAATATGCGCAGCTTCATATTCTTCCTTAGGACGTACATCTAAAAGAAGAACTTGACCAGATTCCATTTTCTCTTTTAATTCGGATAAAGAAATACCTTCTAAGCCTATTGTATTATTCAGGAACTCCTCTTTAATTTGTCTTACTTCTACATATTGCCTTTCAGATAATTGGAATAAAGAATCTAAAAAATGGGATATTTCTATACTAGCTAACTCGTATATCACATAATTGCCATCCTTCTTGAATTTTACTAATCTAGCTCCATATAGAACTTGTAAATGCTGCGAAACATTTGCAATAGACATTCCAGTTGTTTTTGATAAAGCTTCAACAGATTTTGGTCCTTGCTGCAAAAGGTCAAGAATTTCTAATCGTTTAGGACTAGAAACACATTTCCCGATTCTTGCAAACTCTTGATACAAGATATTTTTTAATTGTCGTTCATCAACCATTTAATCTTCCACCTCAACTATTCAATTAATTTATTGAATAGTTGAATTGTACTCTTACTCAAATCAAAATGCAAGTTGTTAATTTGATTGATAGCGAGAAATACAGCAACGAGGAAGGCAAGTTTCCCCGTTGAACTTAAATCTATATGCTTATCATATGAAGCAATCGAGAGCAGAAGTTGAAGTGTTGATTCTAGGGATGTGAATCTTGTACGGGGCTGCTTAAATTTTATAAGTTTGCAAGCCAAAACGAAGCAATATTATGTAGTTCATATTATCTTCAATTTCCTAACAAATAAAGGAGGAGCTAATAAAGCGCCTCCTTCATTTATTATTTTGCATTTTCTAAAAATACTTTTTGTGCGGCAAGTACGCCTGCGCCTGGTGTAAAGTCATATTTAAAGTCTTGTAGAGCAGCTTCGATTAATGAAACGGCTTGTAGCACATCACTAGGGAAGCAATAGCCCATGTGACCAAAACGGAAAATTTCGCCTTGTAACGGGCCCAACCCACCTGCAAAGTCAAGATGATACGTTGATTTCAAATGTGCTACAAGGTCACCTAATGCGATACCTTGAGGTGCTTTAATTGCTGTAATTGTTGGCGAAGCATAGCTGTCCTCTGTTAATAGCTCGATATTTAATGACATCATTGCAGCACGCACCATTTTTTTCATCACATGATGGCGTTTGGCAGTTTGTTCAATTCCACCTTCCTCTGCAATGAGCTTACATGCCTCGTTTAAGCCATATAATAGCGTAATAGCAGGCGTGTTCGGCGTCATATCTTTTTCAGCCCAGTTTTTATAGCTAAGTAAGTTTAAATAATAGGACTGTGTCTGGTTAGCCTCGATAACTTGCCATGCTCGCTTACTTACAGCTACTAATGATAAGCCGGGAGGTAACATCATCGCCTTTTGGGAGCCTGTTACTAAAATATCAATACCCCATTCATCCATTTTCACTGTCACGCCACCAATACAGCTTACTCCATCTACAATAACTAACGCATCTGTTTCTTCGCGTACAACTTTTGTTAATTCTTCAAT of Metasolibacillus fluoroglycofenilyticus contains these proteins:
- a CDS encoding MFS transporter, giving the protein MDTTNHLIKEYVESPEKLKRMYKKVLMVVSLSQIFGGAGLAAGVTVGALLAQQMLGTDAFAGLPSALFTLGSAGAAFIVGRLSQRYGRRVGLTSGFIAGGLGAIGVIIATLINSVFLLFLSLFIYGAGTATNLQARYAGTDLADKKQRAKAISTTMVMTTFGAVAGPNLVEVMGKFAQLFNIPSLAGPFILSAVAYIMAGCILFIMLRPDPLLLAKAIEAHQQQQSDGIAPAITSSNKKGIIIGAVVMILTQIVMVAIMTMTPVHMQHHGHSLGAVGIVIGFHIGAMYLPSLVTGVLVDKVGRTAMSIASGITLLLAGLLAAYAPSDSMFILIVALSLLGLGWNFGLISGTAQIVDSTEPSSRAKVQGTIDVFIALAGASGGALSGIIVANSSFTTLSLIGGILSLLLIPVIIWYRKT
- a CDS encoding ArsR/SmtB family transcription factor; translated protein: MVDERQLKNILYQEFARIGKCVSSPKRLEILDLLQQGPKSVEALSKTTGMSIANVSQHLQVLYGARLVKFKKDGNYVIYELASIEISHFLDSLFQLSERQYVEVRQIKEEFLNNTIGLEGISLSELKEKMESGQVLLLDVRPKEEYEAAHIPGAISIPIEELEEHLSSLPVNCEIVAYCRGPYCLMSAKAVEILNSNGIHAMRLQESVQDWMNAIN
- a CDS encoding pyridoxal-phosphate-dependent aminotransferase family protein, producing MYENILRHPGPTPIPKRVELAMNKSIISHRTPEFVALYRETVNLVKPVFGTKEEILFLPSGGTAALEAAAVNTVSAGENVVVITVGAFGDYFVSICEQHKFQVHKLEKTWGEACNAQELRDFLQHIPKVKAVFITYNETSTGVLNPIEELTKVVREETDALVIVDGVSCIGGVTVKMDEWGIDILVTGSQKAMMLPPGLSLVAVSKRAWQVIEANQTQSYYLNLLSYKNWAEKDMTPNTPAITLLYGLNEACKLIAEEGGIEQTAKRHHVMKKMVRAAMMSLNIELLTEDSYASPTITAIKAPQGIALGDLVAHLKSTYHLDFAGGLGPLQGEIFRFGHMGYCFPSDVLQAVSLIEAALQDFKYDFTPGAGVLAAQKVFLENAK